From the Caldalkalibacillus thermarum genome, the window TGAGGGTCCAGCGGGTAAACGCCCTGCCACACACCAATCACATAATAATGACGTGTGGTGTTATATTGTTTCAAAAACAACACATAGTCCACTGAATCAGCCAGTGGGCCAGGATACACTAAGTTAATCGGATCCTCAGGGGGAGGAAGAGGCTCAACACCCGGACGAACAATCTCCACAATGTGGGAACTTTGACCGTGTATCACCTGTTTAACATCAAAATTCTGATAGAAGATCACCAATTGGCCCTCGTTTACTTTTTGATCAGTAGAATCTTGTTTCGGCTCTCCAGTGGGTGTGCCATAAACAATGAGATCAGCTTGACGTACCAATGCCTGTGCATCGGGCACTTTAGCCGTCAATTTGTCCAAATCGACATTGGCCGGCTGTTGAGCAGCTACCGCCCCGATCACAAGATTGGTGAGGAGCCATACAATGGTAAGCAGGCAAGCAACATAACGACTCATCATTCACTATCCACCTCGATTAATCATCAGTGTCTGTTAGTCTTACATATCGTTTCAATTTCATCGTCTTCTTATTCCTTTTCAAATTAATATGGTAAAGTAGATATAGAATGACATGTGTAGAGGATGAAACGAATTGAGTCATGTAGATCGAATTGACGAACTCTTTACATTAAAAACAATTGCCGAAACGTTAAACCAATGTGTTGATTTGGATGAGATGATGCCAAGCGTTCTCGAAAAGTTGTTGCATCTCACTGGGCTGAAGACAGGGTGGATTTTTCTGGTCAAAGAACGTCCTCATTATTCATGTGTTGCAGATCACGGCCTTCCTCCAGCTTTGGAATGGGAAAACAAAAAGCCGATGCGTCACATGTCTTGTTGGTGTCTGGACAAATTTTGGTCCGGTCAATTGCAGCAAGCTGTCAATATTATGGAATGTAAACGGTTGGAAGATGCTGTGACCTATCAGTGGGGAGATACCCACAACTTGACTCATCACGCGACGGTTCCCTTGATAGCGAGCGGCAAACGTTTTGGCCTGCTCAATGTTGGTTCTCCGGGCAAAGAGCACTTTACAGAAAAAGAACTCACGTTATTACAATCAGTAGCGTTTCAAATCGGCACGGCTGTAGAGCGAATTATTTTGTTTGAAGCCCAGAAACAACGGGCTGAATATTTTGCACGACTTGATGAGCTGACCCGGGTCATCTGGAAAATTAACAATAAGAGGGTATTGCCTGAAAAGGTGGTGCATCATATTGCCCACTATTTTCAGTGGCCTGTGATCGCTTTATTCCTCATCAAAAACAGGCAGCTATCCTTGAAAAGTCTTTATTATAAGCAAGAAGCAGGAGTTAGAACCAAAATCAGTCATACGCTTTCTCTGGCCAATGCCCACATCATTAAATCAGCTTTAAAGCAACAAAATGTTACCCTTGGACAGGAAAAGCTTTCTTTTCTGCCAGGTGTACGCGATAAAAATACGTGGCATACCGCTGGTGTTCCTTTGATACTGTCGGATAAACCAATCGGTTTGCTGTATTTAGCCAAAACATTGGCTAACCCGTTTTCCGAAGCGGAAAGAGACGTCCTGAAAGCGTTGGGAGATCACCTTTCCTTGCTAATCGAAACGATCCGAATGCCTGCATACCGATCCCCATGTGGTAAGTGAGTCACTGGAAGAAATCCAATCATTGTCCAAGGAAGCCTTGGCTGATATGCGGTCTCTCATTTGGCAATTGAGACCTGTTAACGTGGAAGCGGGTATTATGACTTCCCTTAGTGAGTGTCAGCATACCGTTAAAAAATGATGAAACATCTGTTTAAATAATCACCTTAGTATGTTAATAA encodes:
- a CDS encoding GAF domain-containing protein; protein product: MSHVDRIDELFTLKTIAETLNQCVDLDEMMPSVLEKLLHLTGLKTGWIFLVKERPHYSCVADHGLPPALEWENKKPMRHMSCWCLDKFWSGQLQQAVNIMECKRLEDAVTYQWGDTHNLTHHATVPLIASGKRFGLLNVGSPGKEHFTEKELTLLQSVAFQIGTAVERIILFEAQKQRAEYFARLDELTRVIWKINNKRVLPEKVVHHIAHYFQWPVIALFLIKNRQLSLKSLYYKQEAGVRTKISHTLSLANAHIIKSALKQQNVTLGQEKLSFLPGVRDKNTWHTAGVPLILSDKPIGLLYLAKTLANPFSEAERDVLKALGDHLSLLIETIRMPAYRSPCGK
- a CDS encoding histidine kinase, with the protein product MVSESLEEIQSLSKEALADMRSLIWQLRPVNVEAGIMTSLSECQHTVKK